A window of Yoonia sp. SS1-5 genomic DNA:
GGGCAGCGTCAGCGGGTTGCCATCGGACGCGCCATTGTGCGCGAACCCGAAGTGTTCCTGTTTGACGAACCATTGTCGAACCTGGACGCCGAATTGCGGGTTGAAATGCGTGTTGAAATCGCGCGGCTGCACAAGAAGCTTGGCGCCACGATGATCTATGTGACCCATGACCAGGTTGAGGCCATGACCATGGCAGACAAGATCGTCGTGCTGCGCGACGGCGTGATTGAACAGGTCGGCGCGCCCGTCCAGCTCTATGATGACCCCGACAACCTGTTTGTGGCAGGGTTCATCGGCAGCCCCCGGATGAACTTCTTTACCGGAACAGTGACGCAGGTCACAGGTGGGACCGCTATCGTCACCCTGCCACGGCTTGGCGGATTGGAGGTTCCCGTGCAACTTGCCAATCCCCCCAGCGAAGGCACCGCCGTCACCGCCGGGCTACGGCCCGAGCATTTCGAGCCCGACGGGCAATTGCGCGCAGAACTGCCCGTTGATGTGATCGAAAATCTGGGTGGCGTTTCTTACGCCTATTCCGCCTCCGACACCGATGACGCGCCCATCATCGTCGAATGGCGGGGCAAGGAACGCCCGACGGGCGGTGCGCAGATGCGCGTCGGTTTTGATGCTTCTTCGGTCCTGCTATTTGATACTGCATCCGAACGCCGCTTGCGCTAGGGCGCAATTGCGGGTTTCTGTGCCAAAACCAGACGCCGGACGTCTTAACGGTAAGCAATTGCGGGATGATGTATCAAATTTTGAACATAGCGTGTGAAATGCCGCCAGCCCGCTTGACCCCACTACCGGAAAGGAGGACGATCCGCCCATGACAAGTCACGGACCACTCGCATTGGCGGCAGATGAAGAAACTGCCGAAACGACCTCCAGCTCGATCTATTCCCGGATCCGGCACGATATCCTTTCAGGTGTCTTGCAGGCAAATTCGCGGTTGAAAATCTCCGAGCTTGCCCGCCGGCACGACACCTCGACCAACCCGGTGCGCGAAGCCTTGCAGCAGTTGCGCGGTGAGGGGTTGGTGCTATTTACCCCAAATCAGGGGGCGCGGGTCCGACCCATCGACATGGAATTTGTGCGCGACGTGGCCGAGGTGGGTTACCAGCTCGAACCCTATCTGTTGCGGCTTTATGTCGAGACGGCCAGCACCGACGACATCGCCGAGCTGGACAAGATACAGGCCGAGATCGGAGAGCTGAACTTTACCGATCGCGAGCGCCACACAATGCTGGACCGGCGGTTTCACGAAACCATGTATGAACGGCACTATAATCGTGTGGCGTTTGGCGTCTGGAACCAGCATCGCGAGATCATGGGGTCGATCAGTACCCGCATCCCTATCGCCATGGGCCGTCAGGAGGCCATCCTGCGCGAGCATCGTAGCCTGATTGACGCCATCAAGCGGCAGGATGTCGATGGCGCGATTGCTGTACTCAGCCAGCATATCGGTGATGCCGGGCGGCATCTGGTTGACCAGCTCCGGATTGAGCAGACCCGCGCCACCCGCAACCGCAGTGCCTGAGAAGGCCTGCTGCCAACCCCCCAGCCCGCCGCGACCGGCGGCCCAGACCCGGCGACTGCCCCGCACGGATAGGTCGGGACGGCGTGACCCCGATGTGGTGCACGTGCCCGGTGGGCGCGCCCTGTTAGGAACCGCCCGCCCCCTGATCGTTCCGGATGCCGAGGGCCCGCTGACCCATAAACGCGTGCGTGATCTTTGGTGGGAACGGGGGGCTGTCAGCATTGCTGCCTACCGGGCATTTGTGGATGCTACGGGGCATGTCACACTGGCCGAACAGTTCGGCTGGTCCTTTGTCTTTCACACCCACCTGCCCGGTGGCGCCGCGGGGACAGAGGGTATCGACGGGCTTGAATGGTGGCGCAAAATTAACGGGGCCAGCTGGGCCAGACCCTTCGGGCCGGATGTCACCGACATTGATGAAACCCTGCCTGCCACGCATATCGCCTGGGACGACGCCCGGGCCTATGCCGCATGGATGGGCGGCCGCTTGCCCAAAGAGGCGGAATGGGAACATGCCGCCCGCGGCGGGCTGGGCGATGTCCGTTATCCGTGGGGCGATGACGATCCGGACGACACCACGTTCCTGCCCTGCAATATCTGGCAAGGGCATTTCCCGATGCAGGATACCGGCGCCGATGGTTTTGCCGGGCCGGCGCCGGTGCTGGCGCTGGCGCCAAACGGGTATGGATTGCACCACATGGTTGGCAACGTCTGGGAATGGACGGCAGAGCCATTCCGGCTGCGATCCCAAAGCCGCGACGCCCGCCGCCGCATGGCCGAGGCGAAGGGACAAAAACTGCTGAAGGGCGGATCATATCTGTGCCACGAAAGCTATTGCCACCGCTACCGTATCGCTGCGCGGTCGGGAAACACGCCCGACAGTACAAGCGGGCATACCGGGTTTCGCGTGGTCTATGACCGACCGCCGACCTGACACTCAATTTGGGTGATGGTTATGCTGCTCGGCCCTGTCGCGCCCGTCAATATAGCTGCCCACGGGCGGATGATGCCCAGGCCCGGCCAGCCAGTCACCTTCGGCGTGCATCCAATCGAACAGCCTGGCCTTCAGATCCGCCTGAACCGCCGCGATCTGTGGCTGCCCTGCAAGATTATGGCGCTCTTGCGGGTCGGTCTCCAGATCATACAGCTCTTCGATGTCATGCGGGCTCCACGCGTATTTGTAGCGCGCACCGCGAATGCCGCGAAAGCGGAACTGGCGCCCTTGATAGGCATCATAGACATATGTCGCGTGATCTGCCGTTGTTTCCCAATAACTGCGGGCGAACTCATCCGTGCGTAGCAAGTCAGTGCCGCCGCTGCGCGCAATCATGGTGGGAAAAAGGTCGCGGAAACTGACAAACGCATCCGAGGTCGCCCCGCCCGTATCGCCAGGCGCGCGGATCAGCATCGGAATACGCATCACTTCATCATAAAAGAACGGTCCCTTGTCGAACCAGCCATGCGCGCCCAGCATTTCGCCATGATCGGCAGTGAATGCGATGGCGGTACTGTCGTCCAGCCCATGCGCGGATACCGCATCTGTCAACCGTCCGAACATGGCGTCGATATAGGAACAAAAGCCCCAATAATGCTGCGCAGTGCGGCGCCAATCCTCTGCCGTCATATGTGACGTGTCCTGACAGGGCCAATAGGATGCAGATTGCGCCACGGGCTTGCCCACCTCCGAGAATTGCGGACACCAGTTATCCGGTACGAAATCCGACGGCAGATCATCATAAAGTGCCACATATTCTGCGGGGACATGGTGGGGGAAATGAGGCCCATGCAGACAGACCACCAGGCAGAACGGCTGATCCTTTTTGGCGAGATCGGCCAGTTTGTGGATGGCCGCATCAACGCGCCTTTCATCCAGCGGGATACCGTCTGTGATCGTGCCGTAATAGGGGGATTTACGTGGTTCGGCGAACCGCACGTCGCTGGTATTCATCAGGGCCAGATCACCACCATCGCTGAGAATGACATCGTCAATACCGCGATCATGGATCGTGCCGTCGCCCAGATGCCACTTGCCAATGAACGTGACGTGATAGCCGTCATCGCGCAATCGTTCCAGATAGGTGGTCTGGGCGGGGTGCAGCTTGCCATGCGGGTAAAAGGACGTTCCCTGCACATTATCCATGGTGCCGTTCTGGTGCGGCAGCTTGCCGGTAAACAGACTGCCACGGGCGGGTGTGCACAGGGGAACTGTCGTGAAGGCATTGACGAAATTCGTTGCGGTTTTTTCGAATGCTTTCAGATGGGGCAGCTTGGCGGGATGCCCCGGCGCGTTCAACGTGTCCCAACGCCATTGGTCGGTCACAAAAAGAACCATGTTCTTGCGATCTGTCATGCACGTATCCCCTGATTTTGATCGTCGCCCAGCATATGGCAATTCATCTCAATTACCATATCGCGCTCTATTTTTCAAAAATAATGTATGATTTTATAATTTTCATGCTACGGTAAGGCAACGATGGATTCGAATTGGGAGGCGAATCGTGGAAAGCTCATCCGCAAGCGACGTCGAAACAGCGGCAATCACACCGCTGCCATCAACGTCCCGCGACGCGCAAATCGCCAAAATCGAAACCATTCTGGCACGTGTCGGGGTGCGCAATCAGCTTTTGATCCGTGTCGAAACAAATGACGGGCTGATCGGTTGGGGCGAATCCGGTCTGTCGTCACGCGAACAGGCCGTGGCTGCGGTTGTTGCGGATTTTGCCCGCTTTCTGATCGGACAGGACTCGCGCCAGATCGGGCGCATCTGGCAGGAAGCCTACCGCAGTCAGTATTTCGAAGGCGGGCGGGTGCTGACGGCTGCGATCTCGGCCATCGACATCGCGCTGCATGACATTCTGGGCAAGCGCCTTGGTGTGCCGGTCTATCAGCTGCTGGGCGGCAAGCAGCGCGATGTTGTGCCCAGTTTTGCAAGCTTCATGGCCGCTGATGTTGATCAGGCGCTGGCAGATACCCGCACCCTTGTGAATGACGGCTGGGATTGCGTGCGCATCTATCCGGCAGGGTTCGACAGCGGCAGCACGTTCAATCCGCGTACCACCCTGGACAAGACCGTCAAAATCCTGACCGTGATGCGCCAGGAATTCGGCCGCAACCTGACCATCGGGATCGACCTGCACCACCGGTATACCCCGGCTGAAATTGCCAGTTTCTGCAACATGCTGCCTGCTGGCACGCTGGATTTTCTCGAAGAGCCGATCCGCTGCGAAACACCTGAAGCTTACGAAATGCTGCGCCGCATGACGAATATCCCCTTCGCGGTAGGCGAGGAATTTGCGTCAAAATGGCAGGCGGGTCCTTACCTCGATAAGGCGCTGACCCAGTATATGCGCCTGGATATCTGCAACATTGGCGGTTTCACCGAGGCGATGAAAGTCGCCGGCTGGAGCGAGCGTCACTATATCGACCTGATGCCGCATAACCCGCTTGGCCCGATCTGCACCGCGGCAAGTGTGCATATGTCCGCGGCAGTTCCAAATTTCAGCTGGCTTGAGACGCGTCAATCAAGCGTCGAAAACCTCGGTTTTCATGACCAAGCCCTTTTTCCGGTTCAAGTCGCGCTGGAGGGCGCGGTTTACGTCGTGCCGGACACGCCCGGCCTGGGGGTCGACGTCGACGAAGATGCACTGCGGAACGCAAATGCATCACATGTTGAATGCCCCCATCTCAGCCGGCCTGATGGATCAGTGACCAACTGGTGATCAACAACAAGACGACCGACAAGTGGAGGAGGAAAGACAATGAATATGGTGAAGTCGACAAAGAGATATCTGGTGTCCAGCGTTGCCGCCCTGGGCCTGTGCGCCTTGGGTGCGCTGCCTGCCTTTGCAGAGGATTACGCGCAAGCACCGTTCTTTGATGCGGCAGTGGAGTCAGGTGACTTGCCCCCGGTGGACGAACGTCTGCCCGCCAATCCGCTGGTGCTTGAGACGCTTGGTTCTATCGGGGAATATGGCGGCACGATGCGCCGGGCCATTCTGGGCGGCGGTGACCAGCACAACATCGTGCGGACCATCGCGCATGAAAATCTGGTCCGCTGGTCCGCCGACTGGACCGAGGTCAAACCCAACATCGCCGAAAGCTGGGAAGTCTCGGAAGATGCGACCACATTTACCTTCACGCTCCGCGAAGGGATGCGTTGGTCGGATGGCGCGCCCTTCACTGCGGATGACGTCATGTTCTGGTACGAGATTTTCTCGGACGAGCGGCTGACACCATCCAAGCACCCGATCTATGTTGGCCCCGAAGGCCCGGTAGCGGTGACCAAGGTTGATGACACAACTGTCGAATTCAAGTTCGGGTCCCCAAATGGGCTGTTCATCAACAACATGGCCTATGGTTTTGGCTACTATCCGGTCAACTACCCCAAGCATTATCTGTCGCAATTCCACATTGATCATAACCCTGACGGCATTCAGGCATTGATTGATGCCGAACCGGCAGCCGCTGGCTGGGTGTCACTGTTCAACCTCAAGGCCGGCCCAATGCACACCCCCGCATTCTGGCAAAACCCTGACCGGCCCACATTGCACCCCTGGAAGCTGCAAAATGCCTATGGCGCATCCGACCGTGTCGTGGCCGAGCGCAACCCGTATTTCTGGAAAGTCGATGCGGACGGCAATCAGCTGCCCTATTTTGACGCAATCACATGGGATCAGGTCGAGGACCCCGAGACGATCCTGCTGAAGGCGTTCAATGGCGAAATCGACTACATGAACCGCCATCTGGGTCGCCCGGCAAACCGCGCCGTGCTGACCGACAATATGGAGCGGGGCCAATACGGGTTCTTTGACACCAACGATCTGCCATCCAACGGCGCGATCCTGATGCTGAACCTCAACAACCCGGACCCGGTCAAGAACGCCATCGTGAACGATCTGAACTTCCGCATCGGCCTGAGCCATGCGGTGAACAGGCAGGAAATCATCGACCTGATCTATTTCGGGTCCGGCCGCGCGGCGCAGACCGCACCACAGCCGGTATCGCCCCTTTATGATGAGGAAATGGCAACACAGTTTACCGAGTATAATCCCGATCTGGCGGCCGAATATCTCGACAAGGCGGGCCTGACGGAAATGGACGCCGACGGGTATCGTCTTGATCCCAATGGCGAGCGCTTCACCCTCGTCTTCCTGACGGCTGACGTGTTTGGTGCGCAATTCCCCGATGTGCTGGAACTTGTGGCCTCTTACGCCCGCGATGTGGGCATCGACATCCAGATCCGCGTCAGCGACCGTGCCCGCCTGCAAGAGATTGCGGCCAGCGCAGAACATGACGCCTATATCTGGAACTGTGCCGGTGGACAGTCCGACGCCTATACCTCGCCGGAATGCTATCTGCCATTTGGCACGGCCGTCTACTGGGCCCCTGAATGGGCCAAGTGGGGTGTTGACCCCAGCACCGGTATCGAACCCCCACAGCACATCAAGGACCTCTTCGTCGCCTATGACGAGGTCAAGGCCGCTGCCACGCCGGAACAGCGTCAGGCCGAAATGGAAGAACTTCTGGAAATGTCCAAGGCACTGTTACTGACCGTTGGTCTGGTGCAAAGCGATCCTGCCTTTGGTGTGGCGCGTAACAACGTGCGCAACCACCCCAATCCGCTGCCGATCTCCGGCCAGCTTTGGTATCCGTCGCCTTACGTTAGCCAGATGTACTACGAGGGTGGCAAATCACTGCCGTAAGCTCTCTCTCCCGTCGCGACCGGGGTTTGCCTCCCAGGCTTCGGTCGCGGCACCTAATACGCTTTGTGATCCCACCCCGTCAGATCAGCATCAAAGCCACCTCACCCCGCCCGTAAACGCAGAAAGGACAGCCGATGATCGGATATTTCTATCGCCGCATCCTTTATATGATCCCGACTGTGTTTCTGGTCTCTATCGTGACCTTCATCATCATCCAGCTGCCGCCCGGGGACTATCTCGATACGCTCGCCGCAGAGCTGAGCGATAGCGGCGGTCTGGATACCGGCACGTTGCAGGCGCTGCGTGATCAGTATGGGCTGGGGCAGCCCATGTATATCCAATACTGGAAATGGATCACCGGTATCCTGTTTCAGGGCGATTTCGGCCTGTCATTTGAAAAGAACCTGCCGGTCAATGAACTGATCTGGGATCGGCTGGGCTGGACCTTTGCGATTTCGCTGCTGACGTTGCTGTTCATCTGGGCGGTGGCCCTGCCAATTGGCATCTATTCAGCGGTGCGCAAATATTCGGTCGGGGATTACGCGGCCACGTTCTTTGGGTTCATCGGGCTGGCTGTCCCCAACTTTCTGCTGGCTCTGGTGATGATGTATGTGGCGTTCAAGTATTTCGGCCAAAGTGTCGGCGGGCTGGTCAGCCCGGAATATATCGACGCGCCCTGGGCCTGGGACAAGTTCGTCGATCTGATGAAACATATCTGGATGCCGATTGTCGTGGTGGGCACATCAGGTGCGGCTGCGTTGATCCGCATCATGCGCGCCAACCTTCTGGACGAGCTTTATCGCCCCTATGTCGTCACCGCCCGGGCCAAGGGGATGTCCGAGTTTCAGCTATTGATGAAATACCCTGTCCGGGTCGCGCTTAATCCGTTCATCTCGACCATCGGATGGATTCTGCCCACCCTTGTGTCGGGCGAGATCATTGTGGCGGTTGTGATGAACCTGCCGACCACTGGCCCGATGCTGCTGCGCGCGCTGCTGGTGCAGGACATGTATCTGGCAGGCTCGCTGATCCTGATTGTCAGCCTGCTGACCGTTCTGGGCACCCTGATTTCCGACCTGCTGCTGGCCTGGATTGATCCAAGGATACGCTACCAATGAGTACGCACGCCACAGACCTGCCCGAGCCACAAGATGATGTGCGGATGCCCGCCCTGCTGGGGCCAACCGCCCTGATGTGGCGCAAGTTCAAACGACATCGTGTGGCCTATATCAGCCTGTGGGTGGTCGTTTTCATCTACGTTCTGGCCCTTTTCGGAGAGTTCTTCACCACGACCGATATTGATGAAACCAACGTGCGGGCCCCCTTTGCGCCCCCGATGGGTGTTTCACTATTCGTCGAGGATGAAGACGGAACATCGACATTTCAGTTGCATGCCAAGGGTCTGAAACTGGAACTGGATCGCGAGGCGATGCGCCGCACCTTCGTGCAAGACCCCGAAAAGATCATACCGCTTGGCTTTTTCGTACAGGGATACGAATATGAGCTGCTGGGCCTCATCCCGATGACGACCCACTTTTTCGGCCCGAAAGATCCGCGTGATCGGGTCTATTTCTGGGGCGCTGACAGGCTGGGCCGGGATATCTACAGCCGGATCATCATGGGAACGCGCATTTCGATGTCCATCGGGCTGGTTGGTGTGGCGTTTTCGCTGTTCATCGGCGTCTCGCTTGGCGGCATTTCGGGCTATTACGGGGGATGGATCGACAACGCCATTCAGCGGCTGATCGAATTCATCCGGTCTATCCCGACAATCCCGCTCTGGATGGGGCTGGCGGCTGCGATCCCGTTGGGCTGGCCACCGTTGCGCACTTATTTCGTGGTGACCTTGATTGTCTCGATGATCGGCTGGACCGGGCTCGCCCGGGAAGTCAGGGGCAAATTCTTGAGCCTGCGCAACGAGGATTTCATCGTTGCAGCACGGCTGGACGGATTGACCGACTGGGAAGTGATCTGGAAACATATGGTGCCCAGCTTTTCCAGCCATATCATCGCATCGCTGACACTTGCCGTGCCTTTGATGATTTTGGCCGAAACCTCGCTGTCCTTTCTGGGGATCGGATTGCAGCCCCCCATCGTCAGCTGGGGAACCTTGCTGAAAGAGGCGCAGAATATCCGGACAATTATTCAGGCCCCGTGGCTGCTGATCGCCCCCGGCACGATGATTGTTGTTGCAGTGCTGGCACTGAACTTTCTAGGGGACGGACTTCGTGATGCCGCAGACCCAAATGCACACTGATCCGCTGGTCGAAATCCGCAACCTGCAGACCCACTTCTTTACCGATGACGGGGTAGTCAAAGCCGTCGACGGGGTAGATCTGGATGTATACCCGAACCGCACCCTCTGCATTCTGGGGGAAAGCGGGTGCGGAAAATCAATCATGGCCCGATCCATCCTGCGCATTGTCGACGCGCCGGGGCGGATCGTGGATGGGGCAATCACCTATCGCAACGCCGATGGGCAAACCATTGATCTGGCCAAGGCCCGGCACGGGTCGCGGGAACTGCGCGCAATCCGTGGTCAGGATATCGCGATGATTTTTCAGGAACCGATGTCCTCGCTCGGGCCGA
This region includes:
- a CDS encoding sulfatase-like hydrolase/transferase: MTDRKNMVLFVTDQWRWDTLNAPGHPAKLPHLKAFEKTATNFVNAFTTVPLCTPARGSLFTGKLPHQNGTMDNVQGTSFYPHGKLHPAQTTYLERLRDDGYHVTFIGKWHLGDGTIHDRGIDDVILSDGGDLALMNTSDVRFAEPRKSPYYGTITDGIPLDERRVDAAIHKLADLAKKDQPFCLVVCLHGPHFPHHVPAEYVALYDDLPSDFVPDNWCPQFSEVGKPVAQSASYWPCQDTSHMTAEDWRRTAQHYWGFCSYIDAMFGRLTDAVSAHGLDDSTAIAFTADHGEMLGAHGWFDKGPFFYDEVMRIPMLIRAPGDTGGATSDAFVSFRDLFPTMIARSGGTDLLRTDEFARSYWETTADHATYVYDAYQGRQFRFRGIRGARYKYAWSPHDIEELYDLETDPQERHNLAGQPQIAAVQADLKARLFDWMHAEGDWLAGPGHHPPVGSYIDGRDRAEQHNHHPN
- a CDS encoding GntR family transcriptional regulator, coding for MTSHGPLALAADEETAETTSSSIYSRIRHDILSGVLQANSRLKISELARRHDTSTNPVREALQQLRGEGLVLFTPNQGARVRPIDMEFVRDVAEVGYQLEPYLLRLYVETASTDDIAELDKIQAEIGELNFTDRERHTMLDRRFHETMYERHYNRVAFGVWNQHREIMGSISTRIPIAMGRQEAILREHRSLIDAIKRQDVDGAIAVLSQHIGDAGRHLVDQLRIEQTRATRNRSA
- a CDS encoding formylglycine-generating enzyme family protein; amino-acid sequence: MPEKACCQPPSPPRPAAQTRRLPRTDRSGRRDPDVVHVPGGRALLGTARPLIVPDAEGPLTHKRVRDLWWERGAVSIAAYRAFVDATGHVTLAEQFGWSFVFHTHLPGGAAGTEGIDGLEWWRKINGASWARPFGPDVTDIDETLPATHIAWDDARAYAAWMGGRLPKEAEWEHAARGGLGDVRYPWGDDDPDDTTFLPCNIWQGHFPMQDTGADGFAGPAPVLALAPNGYGLHHMVGNVWEWTAEPFRLRSQSRDARRRMAEAKGQKLLKGGSYLCHESYCHRYRIAARSGNTPDSTSGHTGFRVVYDRPPT
- a CDS encoding ABC transporter ATP-binding protein is translated as MSELTLKNVVKRYGQVQVIHGVDLQVNDGEFCVFVGPSGCGKSTLLRMIAGLEETTEGQMTIGPRDVTQLDAAKRGVAMVFQTYALYPHMSVRDNMSFGLKMGGMGKSEIDDKVNGAAKILKLDSYMDRKPKALSGGQRQRVAIGRAIVREPEVFLFDEPLSNLDAELRVEMRVEIARLHKKLGATMIYVTHDQVEAMTMADKIVVLRDGVIEQVGAPVQLYDDPDNLFVAGFIGSPRMNFFTGTVTQVTGGTAIVTLPRLGGLEVPVQLANPPSEGTAVTAGLRPEHFEPDGQLRAELPVDVIENLGGVSYAYSASDTDDAPIIVEWRGKERPTGGAQMRVGFDASSVLLFDTASERRLR
- a CDS encoding ABC transporter substrate-binding protein produces the protein MNMVKSTKRYLVSSVAALGLCALGALPAFAEDYAQAPFFDAAVESGDLPPVDERLPANPLVLETLGSIGEYGGTMRRAILGGGDQHNIVRTIAHENLVRWSADWTEVKPNIAESWEVSEDATTFTFTLREGMRWSDGAPFTADDVMFWYEIFSDERLTPSKHPIYVGPEGPVAVTKVDDTTVEFKFGSPNGLFINNMAYGFGYYPVNYPKHYLSQFHIDHNPDGIQALIDAEPAAAGWVSLFNLKAGPMHTPAFWQNPDRPTLHPWKLQNAYGASDRVVAERNPYFWKVDADGNQLPYFDAITWDQVEDPETILLKAFNGEIDYMNRHLGRPANRAVLTDNMERGQYGFFDTNDLPSNGAILMLNLNNPDPVKNAIVNDLNFRIGLSHAVNRQEIIDLIYFGSGRAAQTAPQPVSPLYDEEMATQFTEYNPDLAAEYLDKAGLTEMDADGYRLDPNGERFTLVFLTADVFGAQFPDVLELVASYARDVGIDIQIRVSDRARLQEIAASAEHDAYIWNCAGGQSDAYTSPECYLPFGTAVYWAPEWAKWGVDPSTGIEPPQHIKDLFVAYDEVKAAATPEQRQAEMEELLEMSKALLLTVGLVQSDPAFGVARNNVRNHPNPLPISGQLWYPSPYVSQMYYEGGKSLP
- a CDS encoding mandelate racemase/muconate lactonizing enzyme family protein, with the protein product MESSSASDVETAAITPLPSTSRDAQIAKIETILARVGVRNQLLIRVETNDGLIGWGESGLSSREQAVAAVVADFARFLIGQDSRQIGRIWQEAYRSQYFEGGRVLTAAISAIDIALHDILGKRLGVPVYQLLGGKQRDVVPSFASFMAADVDQALADTRTLVNDGWDCVRIYPAGFDSGSTFNPRTTLDKTVKILTVMRQEFGRNLTIGIDLHHRYTPAEIASFCNMLPAGTLDFLEEPIRCETPEAYEMLRRMTNIPFAVGEEFASKWQAGPYLDKALTQYMRLDICNIGGFTEAMKVAGWSERHYIDLMPHNPLGPICTAASVHMSAAVPNFSWLETRQSSVENLGFHDQALFPVQVALEGAVYVVPDTPGLGVDVDEDALRNANASHVECPHLSRPDGSVTNW
- a CDS encoding ABC transporter permease translates to MSTHATDLPEPQDDVRMPALLGPTALMWRKFKRHRVAYISLWVVVFIYVLALFGEFFTTTDIDETNVRAPFAPPMGVSLFVEDEDGTSTFQLHAKGLKLELDREAMRRTFVQDPEKIIPLGFFVQGYEYELLGLIPMTTHFFGPKDPRDRVYFWGADRLGRDIYSRIIMGTRISMSIGLVGVAFSLFIGVSLGGISGYYGGWIDNAIQRLIEFIRSIPTIPLWMGLAAAIPLGWPPLRTYFVVTLIVSMIGWTGLAREVRGKFLSLRNEDFIVAARLDGLTDWEVIWKHMVPSFSSHIIASLTLAVPLMILAETSLSFLGIGLQPPIVSWGTLLKEAQNIRTIIQAPWLLIAPGTMIVVAVLALNFLGDGLRDAADPNAH
- a CDS encoding ABC transporter permease, giving the protein MIGYFYRRILYMIPTVFLVSIVTFIIIQLPPGDYLDTLAAELSDSGGLDTGTLQALRDQYGLGQPMYIQYWKWITGILFQGDFGLSFEKNLPVNELIWDRLGWTFAISLLTLLFIWAVALPIGIYSAVRKYSVGDYAATFFGFIGLAVPNFLLALVMMYVAFKYFGQSVGGLVSPEYIDAPWAWDKFVDLMKHIWMPIVVVGTSGAAALIRIMRANLLDELYRPYVVTARAKGMSEFQLLMKYPVRVALNPFISTIGWILPTLVSGEIIVAVVMNLPTTGPMLLRALLVQDMYLAGSLILIVSLLTVLGTLISDLLLAWIDPRIRYQ